The genomic stretch TCTCAGTATTTCAGCAGCAGCTTCTGCTTTGCCATCTCTGCATAATGCCTGGATCACCATGACAAAAGTAGTTGTTTTAACCTGAAAGCCAAGAGCAAGTGTCCGATTCAAGAGCTGCAGGGCCTCTTGAGCTATGTTTTTCTTACAGAAGCCCATAATGAGTGAACCATAAGTAATGTCATCAGGACAGATCCCATCACTAGCCATCTCATCAAACAGAGCCACAGCTTTCTTCACCTGGCCCTTGTTGGCTAAAGCATCTATGAGGGTGTTGTACGTAATTTGAACCAACTGACATCCACTTTGTCGGATGCAATGTGCTATTGCAAGAGCTTCTTCAACCATACCCTCTTTGGATATGGCATTCAGAAGTGTGTTGTACGTCACTATATCAGGACAACATTTATCGCTAACCATCTTTTCCAACACATCAATAGCTTGATCTAGATGTCCATACTTACAGAAGTAATTGATAAAGATATTGTAGGTGGTTACATCAGGCTCACAATCTGCATGGTTCATGTGGGCAAGTAAATCACAAGCCTCAGCCCACCTTTTCTTGTTGCAGAGGGCATGGAGTAAAATGCAATAAGTTGTACTATTTGGCTCAAGGCCTTTAGCAATCAGACGAGTTAAAGTGGTCTTTGCATCCTTCAACCTGCCTGCTTTGCATGATGCACTGATAAGAGCATTGTAGGTGACGACATCTGGTTGACATCCCTCCAGAGCAAGTTCATCCAACAGTTCCATGGCACGCGTAGGACCACAATTTTTGCATACAAGATCAACAAGCAAGGTGCTAGTCATAACATACGGTGGCCAGCCTATTCTTAATTGCTCTTTCCAAAAGGCGATTGCCCTGTCATACATTCGCTGGTTGCACATGCACCTAATCAGAGTGTTAAAAGTAATGCCACTTGGAGAGGTACCACCATACCTCATATCCTCCAATACGTTCATCGCGTAGTTCAGCTGCCCTGTGCAGCAAAGTTGGGCAATCAGCATGTTGCAAGTGATA from Lolium rigidum isolate FL_2022 chromosome 4, APGP_CSIRO_Lrig_0.1, whole genome shotgun sequence encodes the following:
- the LOC124708279 gene encoding pentatricopeptide repeat-containing protein At1g08610 yields the protein MAHLGVASCHHRCGPWSSGSAPIITVTASAMSSSRVRAHAVHLDCPPRTEQRNGGDLVVMRPYQRPRSGDNLVKRKNAGNVVVMRPDRKMRDDLADYATPRNGRAPMDIENVILSPQAKPWNCLGQNSDKGLDLPKDKRMFYASNLRRYCNNGKLLQACCVIDEMVLHGQIPDSKCCNRLIRGLVKIGKTNKARDVLEVMVLSGGIPDTITCNMLIAQLCCTGQLNYAMNVLEDMRYGGTSPSGITFNTLIRCMCNQRMYDRAIAFWKEQLRIGWPPYVMTSTLLVDLVCKNCGPTRAMELLDELALEGCQPDVVTYNALISASCKAGRLKDAKTTLTRLIAKGLEPNSTTYCILLHALCNKKRWAEACDLLAHMNHADCEPDVTTYNIFINYFCKYGHLDQAIDVLEKMVSDKCCPDIVTYNTLLNAISKEGMVEEALAIAHCIRQSGCQLVQITYNTLIDALANKGQVKKAVALFDEMASDGICPDDITYGSLIMGFCKKNIAQEALQLLNRTLALGFQVKTTTFVMVIQALCRDGKAEAAAEILRVMVSEIKNNSNSFYLSIVRSVAKSGKIAEAERLHRELVDCKILPLEHSVLEDTL